A stretch of the Vibrio stylophorae genome encodes the following:
- the fabV gene encoding enoyl-ACP reductase FabV, whose product MIIKPRIRGFICTTTHPVGCEHNVREQIDYTLAKGKIANAPKRVLVIGSSSGYGLASRITAAFAGDAATIGVFFEKSGTEKKPGTAGFYNAAAFDKLAHEAGLYAKSLNGDAFSHDAKAKTIELIKEDLGQIDMVVYSLASPVRKMPESGELIRSSLKPIGQTYTSTAVDTNKDTIIEASIEPATAQEIADTVTVMGGQDWELWINALADAGVLAEGCRTVAYSYIGTELTWPIYWDGALGKAKMDLDRAAEELNTRLSAIGGGANVAVLKSVVTQASSAIPVMPLYIAMVFKKMREEGVHEGCIEQAYRMFAERLYKADGSAAEVDEKNRLRLDDWELRDDIQQHCRDLWPQITDENLKSLTDYENYKAEFIKLFGFGIDGIDYDADVNPEVAFDFIDF is encoded by the coding sequence ATGATCATCAAACCTCGTATTCGTGGCTTTATCTGCACAACGACTCATCCTGTGGGCTGTGAACACAATGTTCGCGAACAAATTGATTACACTCTCGCCAAAGGCAAAATCGCTAATGCGCCGAAACGTGTGTTGGTGATCGGCTCTTCAAGCGGCTACGGCTTGGCATCACGCATTACCGCAGCATTTGCTGGTGATGCAGCAACCATTGGCGTGTTCTTTGAAAAATCAGGGACTGAGAAAAAACCTGGTACGGCTGGTTTTTACAATGCTGCGGCTTTTGACAAGCTAGCGCACGAAGCTGGCCTTTATGCAAAAAGTCTTAATGGTGACGCTTTCTCGCATGATGCAAAAGCAAAAACCATCGAATTGATTAAAGAAGATCTCGGTCAAATCGACATGGTGGTTTACTCACTCGCTTCTCCAGTGCGTAAGATGCCAGAATCTGGCGAACTCATTCGCTCAAGCCTAAAACCAATTGGCCAAACCTACACATCAACTGCGGTTGATACCAATAAAGACACCATTATCGAAGCCAGCATTGAGCCAGCGACAGCGCAAGAAATTGCAGATACTGTCACTGTGATGGGCGGCCAAGATTGGGAACTTTGGATCAATGCACTGGCTGATGCTGGCGTACTGGCAGAAGGTTGTCGCACTGTCGCTTACAGCTATATCGGTACTGAGCTCACTTGGCCAATCTACTGGGATGGCGCGCTTGGTAAAGCAAAAATGGACTTGGATCGCGCAGCAGAAGAGCTCAACACTCGTCTTTCTGCCATCGGCGGCGGCGCAAATGTCGCAGTACTGAAAAGTGTTGTAACGCAAGCAAGTTCAGCAATCCCTGTGATGCCACTTTATATCGCCATGGTCTTTAAGAAAATGCGCGAAGAGGGCGTTCACGAAGGTTGTATCGAGCAAGCATATCGCATGTTTGCAGAGCGTTTGTACAAAGCTGATGGCTCTGCAGCAGAAGTGGATGAGAAAAACCGTCTTCGCCTCGATGATTGGGAACTGCGTGATGATATTCAGCAGCATTGCCGCGATCTATGGCCGCAAATCACCGATGAAAATCTTAAATCATTGACTGATTATGAAAACTACAAAGCTGAATTTATCAAACTCTTCGGTTTTGGTATCGACGGTATTGATTACGACGCCGATGTGAATCCAGAAGTTGCGTTTGATTTCATTGATTTCTAA
- the rlmC gene encoding 23S rRNA (uracil(747)-C(5))-methyltransferase RlmC yields the protein MQRSTSKTQFMHCSLSEQGLCRSCPLAAMPYAQQVAQKDSALRQLLAPFSPQQWLEPIQSPTTGFRNKAKMVVHGAAHAPCLGAAAMDANGQPLSLTHCALYSESMQTVLAQLEAWIRKAGIPPYNLAKKKGELKFVLLSENLAGGTMMLRLVLRSEDAIARIERALPLLKEMCPAIAVVTANIQPVHMARLEGEKEIYLTEQTHLLEYFNDVPLVVRPKSFFQTNGVVAEQLYATAREWVRAINPSDMWDLFCGVGGFALHCASETTKVTGIEIEPEAIASAKRSAQMMGLEGLSFAALDSTGFSMQHDSAPELVLVNPPRRGLGAPLCQQLSHFAPQHIIYSSCNPQTLAEDLSRLDGYVVTKVQWFDMFPHTEHAEVMVLLTHQPQ from the coding sequence CTGCAACGCAGCACCAGTAAGACTCAATTCATGCACTGCTCATTATCAGAACAAGGTTTATGTCGCTCTTGCCCGCTTGCTGCGATGCCTTATGCCCAACAAGTCGCGCAAAAGGATAGTGCGCTTCGCCAATTGCTTGCGCCTTTTTCGCCGCAGCAATGGCTTGAACCTATCCAAAGCCCGACCACAGGCTTTCGCAATAAAGCAAAAATGGTGGTGCATGGCGCAGCGCATGCGCCTTGTTTAGGTGCAGCTGCCATGGATGCCAATGGTCAGCCGCTGAGCTTAACGCACTGCGCCCTTTACTCTGAAAGCATGCAAACCGTGCTTGCGCAACTTGAAGCGTGGATTCGAAAAGCAGGGATCCCGCCCTATAATCTGGCAAAGAAAAAAGGCGAGCTAAAGTTTGTGCTGCTTAGCGAAAACTTAGCTGGTGGCACTATGATGCTGCGTTTGGTGCTGCGCAGTGAAGATGCCATTGCGCGTATTGAGCGTGCCTTGCCACTGTTAAAAGAGATGTGTCCCGCCATTGCGGTAGTGACCGCCAATATTCAGCCGGTGCATATGGCGCGTTTGGAAGGCGAGAAAGAGATATATCTTACTGAGCAAACGCATCTGCTGGAGTATTTCAATGACGTGCCGCTGGTGGTGCGTCCCAAAAGTTTTTTTCAAACCAATGGCGTAGTTGCCGAGCAGCTTTATGCCACAGCGCGAGAATGGGTTCGTGCGATCAATCCAAGTGACATGTGGGATCTCTTTTGTGGGGTAGGTGGATTTGCGTTGCATTGCGCCAGTGAAACCACCAAGGTCACTGGCATTGAGATTGAACCTGAAGCCATCGCCAGTGCCAAACGCTCAGCACAAATGATGGGTCTTGAGGGTTTGTCATTTGCAGCCCTTGATTCTACGGGTTTTTCGATGCAGCACGATAGTGCGCCAGAATTGGTCTTGGTGAATCCGCCGCGTCGCGGGTTAGGTGCGCCGCTTTGCCAACAGTTGAGCCACTTTGCGCCGCAGCACATCATTTACTCTAGCTGTAATCCGCAGACACTTGCAGAAGATTTGTCCCGCCTTGATGGTTACGTTGTCACTAAGGTGCAATGGTTTGATATGTTCCCACATACTGAGCATGCCGAGGTGATGGTGCTGCTCACCCATCAGCCTCAATAA
- a CDS encoding tyrosine-type recombinase/integrase, translated as MAKQVQITTDSPALFALFTRPLEDLAPLQTLTQGEYAKNSLLAMRKDWNHFVEYCQLNSRCPLPAEPNTVKLFLLQMSQARKFASLRRYSLTIARVHRYLGQIDPVAHREVHYTLQSLRGDKKDDATQARPFHAKHLKALYRQLGESELVKDQRDLAIWAVMFETLLKRSELCELTCANLAEDDDGTLFIEIDQHYLPLTQETRAQLEYWLALAGISDGLLFRSIDRHSNVAQSPMDHSSIYRVFRRASQLLGFDHKNPFSGQSSRVGATQALAKTGLNLDQIQKIGRWKSAAMPAQYLGKKVKSEREKAKFKRQKDLN; from the coding sequence ATGGCAAAACAAGTACAGATCACCACAGACAGCCCAGCTTTATTCGCACTATTTACCCGGCCTCTTGAGGATTTAGCACCGCTGCAAACCCTCACGCAGGGTGAATATGCCAAAAATTCTTTGCTAGCGATGCGCAAGGATTGGAATCACTTTGTCGAATATTGCCAGCTCAATTCGCGCTGTCCGCTTCCTGCGGAGCCCAATACCGTAAAACTATTTCTGCTGCAGATGAGCCAAGCGCGTAAGTTTGCTTCACTGCGGCGCTACAGCTTAACCATCGCCCGCGTACATCGATACTTAGGGCAAATCGACCCTGTGGCACATCGCGAAGTTCACTACACCCTGCAATCACTGCGTGGCGACAAAAAAGATGACGCAACACAGGCGCGCCCTTTTCACGCCAAGCACCTCAAAGCGCTCTATCGACAATTAGGCGAAAGCGAACTGGTTAAAGATCAGCGCGATTTGGCGATTTGGGCGGTAATGTTTGAAACGCTGCTGAAAAGAAGCGAGCTTTGCGAACTCACCTGCGCCAATTTGGCTGAAGATGACGACGGCACCTTGTTTATTGAAATTGATCAGCACTATTTGCCCCTCACCCAAGAAACCAGAGCGCAACTCGAGTACTGGCTCGCCTTAGCCGGTATCAGTGATGGCCTGCTCTTTCGTAGCATCGACAGGCATAGCAATGTGGCGCAAAGCCCCATGGATCACTCCTCCATTTATCGCGTGTTTCGCCGCGCGAGTCAGCTACTGGGCTTTGATCACAAAAATCCATTTTCAGGGCAATCTTCGCGCGTTGGTGCCACCCAAGCACTGGCTAAAACAGGCTTAAATCTCGATCAGATCCAGAAAATTGGACGTTGGAAGAGCGCAGCAATGCCCGCGCAATATTTGGGTAAAAAAGTGAAAAGTGAGCGTGAAAAAGCGAAATTTAAGCGACAAAAGGACTTGAATTAA
- a CDS encoding 2TM domain-containing protein, with protein MLIRKLRLQRGWSQDQLATFCDVSVRTIQRIERGEKPGLDTCNALAAVFEIDVEQLQQEIAMHHYINNDTTTPKHTNETRHDTDRSASKEELEMREEVRKLKKFYAKVLCYLAVMTLLLIINLITDPSYLWVVWPALGWGIGIVCYGISTYRIFDFFGDEWEKKQVEKRLKRKL; from the coding sequence ATGCTCATACGTAAACTTCGATTGCAGCGCGGTTGGTCGCAGGATCAACTCGCGACATTTTGTGATGTTAGCGTCCGTACCATTCAGCGCATTGAACGCGGCGAAAAGCCTGGATTAGATACATGCAATGCACTAGCTGCTGTTTTCGAAATTGACGTTGAGCAATTACAGCAGGAGATTGCCATGCACCATTACATAAATAACGATACGACGACACCGAAGCACACAAATGAAACTCGTCACGACACTGATCGTAGTGCCAGTAAAGAAGAACTAGAAATGCGCGAGGAAGTGCGAAAGCTTAAAAAGTTTTACGCTAAAGTGCTCTGTTATCTTGCCGTGATGACACTCCTTTTAATCATAAATTTAATCACAGACCCTAGTTATTTATGGGTCGTATGGCCAGCCTTAGGTTGGGGTATTGGAATTGTCTGTTATGGCATCAGCACCTACCGAATCTTCGATTTTTTCGGTGACGAATGGGAAAAGAAACAAGTTGAAAAACGGCTGAAACGTAAGCTTTAG
- a CDS encoding GMP reductase — protein MRIEQDLKLGFKDVLFRPKRSTLKSRSQVELTREFTFKHSGRQWSGVPVIAANMDSVGSFDMALALAKHQMLTAIHKHYTVEQWQSFVTAHPEACPYVMVSTGTSDADFEKTKAILALNPDLLFICIDIANGYSEHLVQYVQRVRAAFPDKVISAGNVVTGDMVEELILAGADIVKVGIGPGSVCTTRVKTGVGYPQLSAIIECADAAHGLGGRIIGDGGCTCPGDVAKAFGGGADFVMLGGMLAGHEESGGEVIEKDGKLWMKFYGMSSQSAMDKHSGGVAQYRAAEGKTVLLPFRGPVELSVQDILGGVRSTCTYVGAAQLKELTKRTTFIRVQEQENQVFGRE, from the coding sequence ATGCGTATTGAACAAGACTTAAAACTCGGTTTTAAAGATGTGCTGTTTCGCCCAAAACGCTCAACCCTAAAAAGCCGGTCCCAAGTGGAATTAACCCGCGAGTTTACATTCAAGCATAGTGGTCGTCAATGGTCTGGCGTGCCTGTCATTGCCGCCAACATGGACTCCGTGGGCAGTTTTGACATGGCTTTAGCTTTGGCGAAACACCAGATGCTGACTGCAATCCACAAACACTACACCGTCGAACAATGGCAATCTTTTGTGACCGCCCATCCAGAAGCCTGCCCCTATGTAATGGTGTCAACTGGCACATCGGATGCTGATTTTGAAAAAACCAAAGCGATTTTGGCACTGAACCCAGATCTTCTGTTTATCTGCATCGATATCGCCAACGGCTACTCTGAGCATTTAGTACAATATGTGCAACGCGTACGCGCCGCCTTCCCAGACAAAGTGATCAGTGCTGGTAACGTTGTTACTGGTGATATGGTTGAAGAGCTGATCCTTGCTGGCGCAGATATCGTCAAAGTGGGTATCGGCCCTGGCTCTGTGTGTACCACGCGCGTTAAAACTGGCGTCGGTTATCCGCAGCTTTCAGCCATTATTGAATGCGCAGATGCCGCTCATGGTCTAGGTGGTCGCATCATCGGTGATGGCGGCTGTACTTGCCCAGGCGATGTGGCTAAAGCATTTGGCGGCGGCGCTGATTTCGTGATGCTTGGCGGCATGCTGGCAGGCCATGAAGAAAGCGGCGGCGAAGTCATCGAAAAAGATGGCAAACTCTGGATGAAATTCTACGGCATGTCATCACAATCAGCCATGGACAAACACTCAGGCGGCGTTGCCCAATACCGCGCAGCTGAAGGTAAAACCGTGCTACTACCTTTCCGTGGTCCTGTTGAACTCAGCGTGCAAGATATCCTTGGCGGCGTACGCTCAACCTGTACCTATGTGGGCGCAGCACAGCTCAAAGAGCTGACCAAACGCACCACCTTTATCCGCGTACAAGAGCAAGAAAACCAAGTTTTTGGTCGCGAGTAA
- a CDS encoding cysteine hydrolase family protein produces the protein MPTPTNRQALLVIDLQHDYFPEGKFPLWNTAQILENIKRAIGQASAKGMLIVHIQHIADPAMGLAPFFNEGSLGAQIHPHIIAAAPNSPVVVKHFADSFEQTNLNDILQAHDIETLYLCGMMTQNCVTHTALSKSAEKYQVSVLADCTTTVNEMLHLIALHALSPRIPLLPSVQALA, from the coding sequence ATGCCGACCCCGACCAACCGCCAAGCACTTTTAGTGATCGATCTACAACATGACTACTTTCCTGAAGGCAAATTTCCGCTATGGAATACCGCCCAAATCCTTGAAAACATAAAACGCGCTATTGGGCAGGCAAGCGCAAAAGGCATGCTGATAGTTCATATTCAGCATATTGCGGATCCCGCTATGGGTCTGGCACCCTTTTTTAATGAGGGCAGCCTTGGCGCGCAAATCCATCCGCATATAATTGCAGCCGCGCCTAATAGCCCTGTGGTAGTGAAGCATTTTGCTGATAGTTTTGAGCAAACTAATCTCAATGACATACTGCAAGCCCATGATATTGAAACGCTCTATTTGTGCGGCATGATGACGCAAAACTGCGTCACGCATACAGCGCTATCCAAATCTGCTGAAAAGTATCAAGTATCCGTGCTTGCCGATTGCACCACTACGGTCAATGAAATGCTGCATTTAATTGCGCTGCATGCCCTTTCGCCGCGTATTCCACTGTTGCCGTCGGTGCAGGCATTGGCTTAG
- a CDS encoding DUF3319 domain-containing protein → MKMRSTLYRGYLVERLSEDAPTWRARLNNRVITGRLTQIKSCIDWWVELNIFVEPNVVEGKEKPTERAQSLEERHNGFVIKNDSGAPSDWYLYVRGRVIKGKLALIKQLLDQKNIHADASASAQSDKKR, encoded by the coding sequence ATGAAAATGAGAAGTACGCTATACCGCGGTTACCTTGTTGAGCGCCTTTCTGAAGATGCGCCCACATGGCGAGCCCGTTTAAACAACCGTGTCATAACTGGGCGTTTGACACAGATTAAAAGCTGCATCGACTGGTGGGTTGAGCTCAATATTTTCGTCGAGCCCAATGTGGTCGAGGGGAAAGAGAAACCGACTGAGCGAGCGCAAAGCTTGGAAGAGCGTCATAATGGTTTTGTCATCAAAAATGACAGTGGGGCGCCGTCAGATTGGTATTTATACGTACGTGGACGCGTGATTAAAGGCAAGCTGGCTTTAATCAAACAGCTACTTGACCAAAAAAACATACATGCCGATGCCAGCGCATCCGCACAGAGCGATAAAAAGCGTTAG
- a CDS encoding linear amide C-N hydrolase, producing MKTKLLAALLASCFAYSANACTGISLNTTDNDYIQARTIEWGENNLNSKLVISPRNYRYASTLPNQKQGLSWQSKYGFVGISVSDDRFIAEGVNEQGLSAGLFYFKNYGDLAKFDPKDSANNITDMDFVRWMLSQYATVDEVKSALNSIKIVNVYIDKKGNPSPTAHWRVSDKQGHSVIIEITHGGQIHFYDNVAKVLTNAPDYPWQLTNLNNYVNLTPGIAQNQSINGVNTFSFGVGSGALGLPGDITPPSRFVRAAFYVNSAPKLPTAKAAVSQAFHILNNFDIPIGSEFNNKAHIPNLPSATQWTSVIDQTHGMLYYTTMFDNRIKSINLHKIDFHQSREKTYPLDDHRFHTMDVTPK from the coding sequence ATGAAGACAAAACTCTTGGCAGCGCTCCTTGCCTCCTGCTTTGCTTATTCAGCCAATGCGTGTACCGGCATTTCATTAAACACCACCGACAACGACTATATTCAAGCCCGCACCATTGAATGGGGCGAAAATAATCTCAATAGCAAATTAGTTATCTCCCCTCGCAACTATCGCTATGCCAGTACCCTGCCAAATCAAAAGCAAGGATTAAGCTGGCAATCTAAATATGGCTTTGTGGGTATTTCAGTCAGTGACGATCGATTTATTGCAGAAGGGGTCAATGAACAAGGCTTGTCCGCTGGGCTTTTCTATTTTAAAAACTATGGCGATTTAGCCAAATTTGATCCAAAAGACAGCGCCAACAACATCACGGATATGGACTTTGTCCGTTGGATGCTTAGCCAATATGCAACGGTCGATGAAGTCAAATCAGCGCTCAATAGCATTAAAATCGTCAATGTTTATATCGATAAGAAAGGCAATCCATCCCCCACAGCGCACTGGCGCGTGTCAGACAAACAGGGACATAGCGTGATCATTGAGATCACCCATGGCGGGCAAATTCATTTCTATGACAATGTCGCCAAAGTCCTCACCAATGCGCCAGATTATCCATGGCAGCTCACCAACCTAAATAATTACGTTAACCTCACCCCAGGTATCGCGCAAAACCAAAGTATCAATGGTGTGAATACATTCTCCTTTGGCGTTGGCTCTGGCGCTTTGGGACTACCAGGTGATATCACCCCACCGTCTCGCTTTGTGCGCGCAGCGTTCTATGTCAATTCCGCACCCAAATTGCCTACGGCAAAAGCGGCTGTATCACAGGCATTTCATATCCTGAATAACTTTGATATTCCCATCGGTAGCGAGTTTAACAACAAAGCCCATATTCCAAATTTACCCAGCGCCACCCAATGGACCTCAGTCATCGATCAAACGCATGGCATGCTGTACTACACCACTATGTTTGATAATCGTATTAAGTCCATCAATCTGCATAAAATCGATTTTCATCAGTCACGTGAAAAGACCTATCCACTTGATGATCATCGATTCCATACCATGGATGTCACACCAAAATAG
- a CDS encoding GNAT family N-acetyltransferase — translation MQIIKVTQERLVIYHNLAQAYEAEFSKIMQKKPDAAGRFPLDTELGGDVTGYLLYHEGVPAGLTAIAQEAVGHFEVCDFYIVPYFRQNQLGKQFIQQIFASLQGAWEIKQVAGADHAVRFWREVIGDYTQQNYREDQYQDPKWGWVTRQQFSHESLLKTDEA, via the coding sequence ATGCAAATTATCAAAGTCACCCAAGAGCGGCTCGTAATCTACCATAACCTTGCGCAGGCCTATGAAGCTGAATTTTCAAAGATCATGCAAAAAAAGCCGGATGCAGCGGGGCGCTTTCCTCTAGATACCGAGCTTGGCGGTGATGTCACAGGCTACCTGCTTTATCATGAGGGTGTGCCTGCGGGTTTGACCGCCATTGCGCAGGAGGCTGTTGGACATTTTGAGGTGTGCGATTTTTATATCGTCCCTTATTTTCGACAAAATCAGCTCGGCAAACAGTTTATTCAGCAGATTTTTGCATCCTTGCAAGGTGCATGGGAGATCAAGCAAGTGGCAGGGGCCGATCACGCGGTACGCTTTTGGCGCGAGGTGATTGGCGATTATACCCAGCAAAATTATCGGGAAGACCAATACCAAGATCCCAAATGGGGTTGGGTGACACGCCAGCAGTTTTCCCATGAGTCCTTATTGAAAACAGACGAAGCCTAA
- a CDS encoding methyl-accepting chemotaxis protein: protein MNWLNQVSFKYKLAFPVTIIVLAFSLLISQVFFVANEQAKTNTILREHVQPVLDDLEDAYRDMYQLMNAGMGLALASAENEEGIKLHTFNFYDNADKAGPRVATVYKLIDSGFLDGSLRPEVDLLARELKSWRDRYEFMVKNPAQAADYYRQNEIALETTFEAIREQLKVIRKAIEKNRAAMTDKVEAHAARTNQMLLWGTLVVILLSAAMTWVLVKMLLNPMHRLTGTLQEIAAGDGDLTSRVEVLGNDEIAKLGGAFNTFADKIHNTVSRVIAASHRVRTGAEELTALNRQILSASQSQQDQSDQIATAINELSATTHTVSENANDASVATQDIYTQADHVQATLNDAMGAMTQLVAEIQNSSDIVSTLEQNVESIASILDVIRGIAEQTNLLALNAAIEAARAGEQGRGFAVVADEVRSLASKTQASTGEIQHMIEQLQSTAKQSVSAMQTSSSVGNRTVEHAQQTNTSLEAMNTAIAVINEMNDHMATAANEQNHVTTDLNRNIQSIVDSCNQTLAHIQNAQSACQSLANESGELDQLMSQFKV, encoded by the coding sequence ATGAATTGGTTAAACCAAGTCAGCTTTAAGTATAAGCTCGCATTCCCTGTTACGATTATCGTACTCGCATTTTCTCTTCTTATCTCGCAGGTCTTTTTTGTTGCCAACGAACAAGCGAAAACTAACACTATTTTACGCGAACATGTGCAACCAGTGTTAGATGATTTAGAAGATGCCTACCGCGATATGTATCAGCTAATGAATGCCGGCATGGGGCTTGCGCTTGCCAGCGCAGAAAACGAGGAAGGCATCAAGCTGCATACCTTTAATTTTTATGATAATGCAGATAAAGCCGGTCCACGCGTCGCGACTGTATACAAACTAATTGATAGTGGATTTTTAGATGGGTCACTACGTCCAGAAGTCGACTTACTCGCACGTGAACTGAAAAGTTGGCGTGACCGTTACGAATTTATGGTGAAAAATCCAGCGCAGGCCGCTGATTATTATCGCCAGAACGAAATTGCACTCGAAACGACTTTTGAAGCGATTCGTGAACAGCTTAAAGTGATTCGCAAAGCAATTGAGAAAAATCGCGCCGCGATGACCGATAAAGTAGAAGCGCATGCCGCCCGCACCAACCAAATGCTCCTTTGGGGAACGCTTGTGGTGATTCTACTTTCTGCTGCCATGACTTGGGTGCTAGTGAAAATGCTACTCAACCCAATGCATCGCTTAACCGGTACCTTGCAAGAGATTGCTGCGGGTGATGGCGACCTCACCTCACGCGTTGAAGTACTTGGTAATGATGAAATTGCCAAATTAGGCGGCGCATTTAACACCTTTGCCGACAAAATCCACAACACGGTGAGTCGCGTGATTGCAGCATCGCATCGTGTTCGTACTGGCGCTGAAGAGTTAACGGCGCTAAATCGTCAAATCCTCAGTGCAAGTCAGTCACAGCAAGATCAAAGTGATCAAATCGCTACGGCGATTAACGAGCTTAGTGCAACCACACATACGGTGAGTGAAAATGCCAATGATGCATCGGTAGCGACGCAAGATATCTACACCCAAGCTGACCACGTACAAGCGACGCTGAACGATGCCATGGGCGCGATGACTCAGCTTGTGGCAGAGATTCAAAACTCAAGCGATATTGTCAGCACACTTGAGCAAAATGTGGAAAGCATTGCCTCGATTCTTGATGTGATCCGTGGCATTGCTGAGCAAACCAACCTACTTGCCCTCAACGCTGCTATTGAAGCTGCGCGCGCGGGTGAACAAGGTCGTGGCTTTGCTGTGGTTGCGGATGAAGTACGTTCACTTGCAAGTAAAACACAAGCAAGTACGGGTGAAATTCAGCATATGATTGAGCAGCTGCAAAGCACCGCGAAGCAATCAGTCAGCGCGATGCAAACCAGCTCAAGTGTGGGTAATCGCACTGTGGAGCATGCGCAGCAAACCAATACTTCACTAGAAGCGATGAATACCGCGATTGCCGTGATTAATGAAATGAACGATCACATGGCAACTGCGGCCAATGAGCAAAATCATGTCACCACGGATTTGAACCGCAATATTCAATCCATTGTAGATAGCTGTAACCAGACCTTAGCGCATATTCAAAATGCGCAAAGCGCTTGTCAATCACTGGCCAATGAAAGCGGTGAGCTGGATCAGTTGATGTCGCAGTTTAAGGTTTAA